One Solea senegalensis isolate Sse05_10M linkage group LG3, IFAPA_SoseM_1, whole genome shotgun sequence genomic window carries:
- the sypl1 gene encoding synaptophysin-like protein 1 yields MMTGFRLNLSPLKEPLGFVKLVEWLTAIFAFGSCGGFSGRNILSIFCGDGKNETLNADFHYPFRLSQVPLIEGNTTICNQSVTTTHIVGDSTSAAEFFVGIAVVCFLYSMVALLVYLGYMHVYKDSDFGPIFDFVLTAVLVFLWLVCSSAWAKGLQNVKDATNTDGLSATLAQCKGGNVTCEVTEFANMRTLNISVVFGYLNMFVWAGNAWFVYKETRWHSQKFSSPSGPGRQQVPAPI; encoded by the exons ATGATGACCGGATTCAGACTCAACTTGTCGCCCCTGAAGGAGCCGCTGGGCTTCGTCAAACTGGTGGAGTGG CTCACGGCCATATTCGCTTTCGGAAGCTGTGGTGGTTTCTCCGGGAGGAACATTTTATCGATCTTCTGCGGCGACGGCAAGAATGAAACTCTTAATGCCGACTTCCACTATCCATTTAG GTTAAGCCAAGTGCCACTCATTGAGGGAAACACCACTATTTGTAACCAGTCCGTCACGACGACACACATCGTTGGAGACTCCACCTCGGCTGCTGAGTTCTTTGTGGGCATCGCTGTCGTCTGCTTCCTGTACAGCATGGTGGCTCTGCTGGTTTATTTAGGCTACATGCACGTCTACAAGGACTCTGACTTTGGACCTATTTTT GACTTTGTGCTCACGGCCGTCCTGGTCTTCCTGTGGCTGGTGTGTTCATCCGCCTGGGCGAAGGGTCTGCAGAACGTGAAAGACGCCACAAACACCGACGGCCTCAGCGCCACGCTGGCGCAGTGCAAGGGCGGCAACGTCACCTGTGAGGTCACGGAGTTCGCCAACATGCGAACCCTCAACATCTCAGTG GTGTTTGGCTACctcaacatgtttgtgtgggcCGGAAACGCCTGGTTTGTTTACAAGGAGACTCGCTGGCACTCCCAAAAGTTCTCCTCCCCATCTGGACCGGGAAGGCAGCAGGTCCCTGCACCCATTTAA